A single region of the Desulfobacteraceae bacterium genome encodes:
- the pdxS gene encoding pyridoxal 5'-phosphate synthase lyase subunit PdxS, which yields MRREKVNKGFAEMFKNGVIMDVTNSEEAKIAEDAGACAVMALERVPADIRKDGQVARMSDPAMVEKIMEAVTIPVMAKVRIGHFMEARILEALGVDFIDESEVLTPADPSRHVDKRAFSVPFVCGCRNLGEALRRIHEGAAMLRTKGEAGTGNIIEAVRHMRAVNEEILALQRMDEDALEEKAAACRVPVALVRETRELGRLPVVNFAAGGVATPADAALMMAMGTDGIFVGSGIFKSELPARMADAIVQAVIHYQDPARLVSISKNLGAAMAGLEINSLPILMAERGV from the coding sequence ATGCGCCGGGAAAAGGTCAACAAGGGGTTTGCCGAGATGTTCAAAAACGGGGTGATCATGGACGTGACCAACTCCGAAGAGGCGAAGATTGCCGAAGACGCCGGGGCCTGCGCCGTCATGGCCCTGGAGCGCGTGCCGGCGGACATCCGCAAGGACGGTCAGGTGGCCCGGATGAGCGACCCAGCGATGGTGGAAAAGATCATGGAAGCCGTCACCATCCCGGTAATGGCCAAGGTCCGCATAGGCCATTTTATGGAGGCGCGCATCCTGGAAGCCCTCGGGGTGGATTTCATTGACGAAAGCGAGGTGCTCACCCCGGCCGACCCATCCCGCCACGTGGACAAGCGGGCTTTTTCCGTGCCCTTTGTCTGCGGCTGCCGGAACCTGGGGGAGGCCCTCCGGCGGATCCACGAAGGGGCTGCCATGCTCCGGACAAAGGGCGAGGCCGGCACCGGCAACATCATCGAGGCGGTCCGCCACATGCGCGCGGTGAATGAAGAGATTCTGGCCCTTCAACGGATGGACGAGGACGCCCTGGAGGAGAAGGCGGCAGCCTGCCGCGTGCCCGTGGCACTGGTGCGGGAAACGCGGGAGCTGGGCCGCCTGCCGGTGGTCAATTTCGCTGCCGGTGGCGTGGCCACCCCGGCTGATGCCGCCCTGATGATGGCCATGGGCACAGACGGCATCTTCGTGGGCTCCGGCATCTTCAAGAGCGAGTTGCCGGCCCGCATGGCCGATGCCATCGTCCAGGCGGTGATCCACTACCAGGACCCGGCGCGGTTGGTGTCCATCTCCAAAAACCTCGGAGCGGCCATGGCCGGCTTGGAGATTAACTCCCTGCCGATCCTGATGGCCGAGCGGGGCGTCTGA